From Pseudorca crassidens isolate mPseCra1 chromosome 15, mPseCra1.hap1, whole genome shotgun sequence, one genomic window encodes:
- the RPUSD1 gene encoding RNA pseudouridylate synthase domain-containing protein 1 isoform X4 — translation MHLPCTAATMEPGSVENLCVVYRSRDFLVVNKHWDVRIDSKSWWETLTLQKQLRHRFPELADPDTCYGFRFCHQLDFSTSGALCVALNKAAAGSAYRCFKDRRVTKAYLALVRGHVQESRMTISYAIGKNSTEGRTHTMCIEGTQGRTHQLRVHCSALGHPIVGDQTYGQASNQEDQPFRMMLHAFYLRIPTCTECVEACTPDPFVPTLDACWSPHTLVQPLDELVQVLRAAPDPDPTEGGPRPCSPSTPLPGPGRPPPPPAKLPETEAQRASCLKWLSEWTLEPDN, via the exons ATGCACTTGCCCTGCACTGCAGCCACCATGGAGCCAGGCAGCGTGGAGAACCTGTGTGTCGTGTACCGGAGCCGTGACTTCCTGGTGGTGAACAAGCACTGGGATGTGCGCATCGACAGCAAGTCCTGGTGGGAGACGCTGACCCTCCAGAAGCAGCTGCGGCACCGCTTCCCAGAGCTGGCCGACCCTGACACCTGCTACGGGTTCAG GTTCTGCCACCAACTGGACTTCTCCACCAGCGGGGCACTCTGTGTGGCCCTGAACAAGGCAGCCGCAGGCAGTGCCTACAGGTGCTTCAAGGACCGGAGAGTCACCAAGGCTTATCTGGCTCTG GTGCGGGGGCACGTCCAGGAGAGCCGAATGACCATCAGCTATGCTATTGGCAAGAACAGCACAGAAGGCCGGACCCACACCATGTGCATTGAGGGCACACAGG gACGGACGCACCAGCTGCGCGTGCACTGCAGCGCCCTGGGCCACCCCATCGTGGGGGACCAGACCTATGGCCAGGCCTCGAACCAGGAGGACCAGCCCTTCCGCATGATGCTCCACGCCTTCTACCTGCGCATCCCCACATGCACCGAGTGCGTGGAGGCCTGCACGCCCGACCCCTTCGTGCCCACCCTCGATGCCTGCTGGAGCCCCCACACCCTGGTGCAGCCACTGGACGAGCTCGTCCAGGTCCTGCGGGCTGCCCCAGACCCTGACCCCACAGAAGGGGGCCCCAGGCCCTGCAGCCCCTCCACGCCCCTGCCCGGGCCGGGCCGGCCCCCACCGCCCCCTGCCAAGCTCCCTGAGACAGAAGCACAGCGGGCCTCCTGCCTGAAGTGGCTGTCGGAGTGGACGCTGGAGCCGGACAACTGA
- the RPUSD1 gene encoding RNA pseudouridylate synthase domain-containing protein 1 isoform X3: MHLPCTAATMEPGSVENLCVVYRSRDFLVVNKHWDVRIDSKSWWETLTLQKQLRHRFPELADPDTCYGFRFCHQLDFSTSGALCVALNKAAAGSAYRCFKDRRVTKAYLALVRGHVQESRMTISYAIGKNSTEGRTHTMCIEGTQGCENPKPSLTELVVLEHGLYAGRTHQLRVHCSALGHPIVGDQTYGQASNQEDQPFRMMLHAFYLRIPTCTECVEACTPDPFVPTLDACWSPHTLVQPLDELVQVLRAAPDPDPTEGGPRPCSPSTPLPGPGRPPPPPAKLPETEAQRASCLKWLSEWTLEPDN; the protein is encoded by the exons ATGCACTTGCCCTGCACTGCAGCCACCATGGAGCCAGGCAGCGTGGAGAACCTGTGTGTCGTGTACCGGAGCCGTGACTTCCTGGTGGTGAACAAGCACTGGGATGTGCGCATCGACAGCAAGTCCTGGTGGGAGACGCTGACCCTCCAGAAGCAGCTGCGGCACCGCTTCCCAGAGCTGGCCGACCCTGACACCTGCTACGGGTTCAG GTTCTGCCACCAACTGGACTTCTCCACCAGCGGGGCACTCTGTGTGGCCCTGAACAAGGCAGCCGCAGGCAGTGCCTACAGGTGCTTCAAGGACCGGAGAGTCACCAAGGCTTATCTGGCTCTG GTGCGGGGGCACGTCCAGGAGAGCCGAATGACCATCAGCTATGCTATTGGCAAGAACAGCACAGAAGGCCGGACCCACACCATGTGCATTGAGGGCACACAGG gctgtgagAACCCAAAACCAAGCCTCACTGAGCTGGTGGTCCTGGAACACGGACTGTATGCAG gACGGACGCACCAGCTGCGCGTGCACTGCAGCGCCCTGGGCCACCCCATCGTGGGGGACCAGACCTATGGCCAGGCCTCGAACCAGGAGGACCAGCCCTTCCGCATGATGCTCCACGCCTTCTACCTGCGCATCCCCACATGCACCGAGTGCGTGGAGGCCTGCACGCCCGACCCCTTCGTGCCCACCCTCGATGCCTGCTGGAGCCCCCACACCCTGGTGCAGCCACTGGACGAGCTCGTCCAGGTCCTGCGGGCTGCCCCAGACCCTGACCCCACAGAAGGGGGCCCCAGGCCCTGCAGCCCCTCCACGCCCCTGCCCGGGCCGGGCCGGCCCCCACCGCCCCCTGCCAAGCTCCCTGAGACAGAAGCACAGCGGGCCTCCTGCCTGAAGTGGCTGTCGGAGTGGACGCTGGAGCCGGACAACTGA
- the RPUSD1 gene encoding RNA pseudouridylate synthase domain-containing protein 1 isoform X1, translating into MHLPCTAATMEPGSVENLCVVYRSRDFLVVNKHWDVRIDSKSWWETLTLQKQLRHRFPELADPDTCYGFRFCHQLDFSTSGALCVALNKAAAGSAYRCFKDRRVTKAYLALVRGHVQESRMTISYAIGKNSTEGRTHTMCIEGTQGCENPKPSLTELVVLEHGLYAGDPVSKVLLQPLTGRTHQLRVHCSALGHPIVGDQTYGQASNQEDQPFRMMLHAFYLRIPTCTECVEACTPDPFVPTLDACWSPHTLVQPLDELVQVLRAAPDPDPTEGGPRPCSPSTPLPGPGRPPPPPAKLPETEAQRASCLKWLSEWTLEPDN; encoded by the exons ATGCACTTGCCCTGCACTGCAGCCACCATGGAGCCAGGCAGCGTGGAGAACCTGTGTGTCGTGTACCGGAGCCGTGACTTCCTGGTGGTGAACAAGCACTGGGATGTGCGCATCGACAGCAAGTCCTGGTGGGAGACGCTGACCCTCCAGAAGCAGCTGCGGCACCGCTTCCCAGAGCTGGCCGACCCTGACACCTGCTACGGGTTCAG GTTCTGCCACCAACTGGACTTCTCCACCAGCGGGGCACTCTGTGTGGCCCTGAACAAGGCAGCCGCAGGCAGTGCCTACAGGTGCTTCAAGGACCGGAGAGTCACCAAGGCTTATCTGGCTCTG GTGCGGGGGCACGTCCAGGAGAGCCGAATGACCATCAGCTATGCTATTGGCAAGAACAGCACAGAAGGCCGGACCCACACCATGTGCATTGAGGGCACACAGG gctgtgagAACCCAAAACCAAGCCTCACTGAGCTGGTGGTCCTGGAACACGGACTGTATGCAGGTGATCCTGTCTCCAAAGTGCTGTTGCAGCCTCTCACGG gACGGACGCACCAGCTGCGCGTGCACTGCAGCGCCCTGGGCCACCCCATCGTGGGGGACCAGACCTATGGCCAGGCCTCGAACCAGGAGGACCAGCCCTTCCGCATGATGCTCCACGCCTTCTACCTGCGCATCCCCACATGCACCGAGTGCGTGGAGGCCTGCACGCCCGACCCCTTCGTGCCCACCCTCGATGCCTGCTGGAGCCCCCACACCCTGGTGCAGCCACTGGACGAGCTCGTCCAGGTCCTGCGGGCTGCCCCAGACCCTGACCCCACAGAAGGGGGCCCCAGGCCCTGCAGCCCCTCCACGCCCCTGCCCGGGCCGGGCCGGCCCCCACCGCCCCCTGCCAAGCTCCCTGAGACAGAAGCACAGCGGGCCTCCTGCCTGAAGTGGCTGTCGGAGTGGACGCTGGAGCCGGACAACTGA
- the RPUSD1 gene encoding RNA pseudouridylate synthase domain-containing protein 1 isoform X2, with protein MEPGSVENLCVVYRSRDFLVVNKHWDVRIDSKSWWETLTLQKQLRHRFPELADPDTCYGFRFCHQLDFSTSGALCVALNKAAAGSAYRCFKDRRVTKAYLALVRGHVQESRMTISYAIGKNSTEGRTHTMCIEGTQGCENPKPSLTELVVLEHGLYAGDPVSKVLLQPLTGRTHQLRVHCSALGHPIVGDQTYGQASNQEDQPFRMMLHAFYLRIPTCTECVEACTPDPFVPTLDACWSPHTLVQPLDELVQVLRAAPDPDPTEGGPRPCSPSTPLPGPGRPPPPPAKLPETEAQRASCLKWLSEWTLEPDN; from the exons ATGGAGCCAGGCAGCGTGGAGAACCTGTGTGTCGTGTACCGGAGCCGTGACTTCCTGGTGGTGAACAAGCACTGGGATGTGCGCATCGACAGCAAGTCCTGGTGGGAGACGCTGACCCTCCAGAAGCAGCTGCGGCACCGCTTCCCAGAGCTGGCCGACCCTGACACCTGCTACGGGTTCAG GTTCTGCCACCAACTGGACTTCTCCACCAGCGGGGCACTCTGTGTGGCCCTGAACAAGGCAGCCGCAGGCAGTGCCTACAGGTGCTTCAAGGACCGGAGAGTCACCAAGGCTTATCTGGCTCTG GTGCGGGGGCACGTCCAGGAGAGCCGAATGACCATCAGCTATGCTATTGGCAAGAACAGCACAGAAGGCCGGACCCACACCATGTGCATTGAGGGCACACAGG gctgtgagAACCCAAAACCAAGCCTCACTGAGCTGGTGGTCCTGGAACACGGACTGTATGCAGGTGATCCTGTCTCCAAAGTGCTGTTGCAGCCTCTCACGG gACGGACGCACCAGCTGCGCGTGCACTGCAGCGCCCTGGGCCACCCCATCGTGGGGGACCAGACCTATGGCCAGGCCTCGAACCAGGAGGACCAGCCCTTCCGCATGATGCTCCACGCCTTCTACCTGCGCATCCCCACATGCACCGAGTGCGTGGAGGCCTGCACGCCCGACCCCTTCGTGCCCACCCTCGATGCCTGCTGGAGCCCCCACACCCTGGTGCAGCCACTGGACGAGCTCGTCCAGGTCCTGCGGGCTGCCCCAGACCCTGACCCCACAGAAGGGGGCCCCAGGCCCTGCAGCCCCTCCACGCCCCTGCCCGGGCCGGGCCGGCCCCCACCGCCCCCTGCCAAGCTCCCTGAGACAGAAGCACAGCGGGCCTCCTGCCTGAAGTGGCTGTCGGAGTGGACGCTGGAGCCGGACAACTGA
- the LOC137208027 gene encoding LOW QUALITY PROTEIN: mesothelin-like protein (The sequence of the model RefSeq protein was modified relative to this genomic sequence to represent the inferred CDS: inserted 2 bases in 1 codon; substituted 1 base at 1 genomic stop codon), which translates to MSSSEPGRLTQVREADCQAFVRHTAQGNTGLLTNLPDQKATLRHRALACLVGTVGRPGQDRTDRCIQHHGCRPPCAAEPAALSPADGRPQQAAGQRQDQARVYPGSVPEEQLQLIPSLAYLYSHVETGQWHITSKDTVVALLAPDGALENQTEVILQKFLDHNGTITSALLVANGGSRLCWMSPRQIQAIRPLEFRLAGALDISSCPQSRKNVLYDKAREAFGTAGTVDAYYSFTPPPTSVRPRPAXGTPPGXAPPLIAAPPLGGAPVEELRHLPQANVSVDIDIFTSLNTRVLQSLSVGNVTTLLGQNMGDLQKAHSHPTISSWLCSLNRSALGELGLDTDPTGPTGLTHVTTRTPNTIPCMPHLVPTSDRPWSTDPSSGSPPGVSATCCGPAVRPPVAAVLEHPGAQLEPLTGHVPHGLQRQRCPSTTCRKTGAGRWSWLPA; encoded by the exons ATGTCCTCCTCGGAGCCTGGCAG ACTGACACAGGTGAGGGAAGCCGACTGCCAGGCCTTCGTCCGCCACACAGCCCAGGGCAACACAGGGCTGCTGACCAACCTGCCCGACCAGAAGGCCACCCTGCGGCACAGGGCCCTGGCCTGCCTGGTAGGCACCGTGGGCCGGCCAGGCCAGGACAGGACAG ACAGATGCATCCAGCATCATGGCTGCAGACCCCCATGTGCTGCAGAACCTGCGGCGCTGTCCCCAGCTGATGGCCGCCCTCAACAGGCTGCTGGCCAGCGGCAGGACCAGGCTCGG GTCTACCCAGGCAGCGTCCCCGAGGAGCAGCTGCAGCTCATCCCCTCGCTGGCCTACCTCTACTCCCATGTGGAGACTGGCCAGTGGCACATCACGTCCAAGGACACGGTCGTGGCCCTGCTGGCCCCAGACGGGGCCCTGGAGAACCAGAcagag GTCATCCTGCAGAAGTTCCTGGACCACAACGGCACCATCACCAGTGCCCTGCTTGTGGCCAACGGGGGCTCCCGCCTCTGTTGGATGAGCCCCCGCCAGATCCAGGCCATCCGGCCCTTGGAGTTTCG GCTGGCCGGAGCCCTAGACATCTCCTCCTGCCCTCAGAGCCGCAAGAACGTGCTCTACGACAAGGCCCGAGAGGCCTTCGGCACCGCCGGAACTGTAGACGCCTACTACAGCTTCACGCCTCCCCCTACCTCGGTGAGACCTCGCCCTGCGTAGGGCACGCCTCCCGG AGCCCCGCCCCTCATCGCTGCCCCGCCCCTAGGCGGTGCCCCCGTGGAGGAGCTGCGGCACCTGCCCCAGGCTAACGTCTCCGTGGACATTGACATTTTCACCAGTCTGAACACCCGAGTGCTGCAG AGCCTGAGCGTGGGCAACGTGACGACGCTGCTGGGCCAGAACATGGGGGACCTGCAGAAGGCTCACAGCCACCCCACCATCAGCTCCTGGCTCTGCAGCCTCAATCGGTCAGCCCTGGGCGAGCTGGGCCTGGACACGGACCCAACCGGCCCCACCGGCCTCACCCACGTGACAACTAGGACCCCCAACACCATCCCCTGCATGCCCCATCTAGTCCCCACCTCAGACCGGCCTTGGAGCACTGACCCCAGCTCAG GCAGCCCACCTGGGGTATCTGCCACTTGCTGTGGCCCTGCCGTCAGgcctcctgtggctgctgtattGGAGCACCCTGGGGCCCAGCTGGAACCACTCACAGGGCACGTGCCCCATGGCCTCCAAAGACAGCGCTGCCCCAGCACCACTTGCAGGAAAACCGGGGCTGGTAGGTGGAGCTGGCTGCCTGCCTAG
- the MSLN gene encoding mesothelin translates to MVPHCRPPPSAGVAKCRETAKRFRHAAGKRARSLLAAPGTSHSPPCLGAGREAEGRRGGGEARAPHSRSRAHLPARCAAPAVSSPGEMQPTFFTWLRTQPKSPEGRRFLSRHVQTVALQTAQPRVGSCGTPTHGSLLLLLCLGWVLLSRAQAADTELGVMTPWLQWDLSWQRPEVTVILLRAQQCTEKKACPPGRKAQVLDENLVFYEEWELEACVDGALLAAQMDQVNLVPFTYQQLHIFKRKLDEGYPESLIQHLRYFFLWVTPEDIHKWNVASLETVKSLLKVAALIARYVGGGGQLDKATLDTLATFPATYLCLLSPEQLGFMQLNVVWATRPQDLDTCSPWQMAVLYPKARIAFQNMSGSEYFTRIKPYLGGAPMEDLWVLSQQNINMDVATFKKLQREAVLPLTIAEVQKLLGANLVGLKAKEGNSPLRDWISWQSQEDLDSLGLGLHGGTPNGYLVLDFNGAEDSSGGPHLLRLGPGPVLTVTPSRLLALILN, encoded by the exons ATGGTGCCACACTGCCGCCCGCCGCCGAGCGCAGGTGTCGCCAAATGCCGCGAAACGGCGAAGCGGTTCCGCCACGCTGCCGGAAAGC GCGCGCGTTCCCTGCTGGCGGCCCCGGGCACCTCTCACTCTCCACCCTGCCTGGGCGCCGGCCGGGAGGCAGAGGGGCGGCGGGGCGGCGGGGAGGCGAGGGCGCCTCACTCGCGGTCCCGGGCTCACCTGCCAGCCAGGTGTGCGGCCCCCGCCGTCTCCTCCCCGGGAGAGATGCAGCCAACTTTCTTTACTTGGCTCCGGACGCAGCCCAAGAGCCCAGAAGGGCGCCGG TTCTTGAGTCGTCATGTACAG ACTGTGGCCTTGCAGACTGCTCAACCCCGCGTGGGGTCCTGTGGGACTCCCACCCACGGCAGCCTCTTGCTTCTTCTCTGCCTCG GGTGGGTGCTACTTTCCAGGGCCCAGGCTGCAGACACGGAACTG GGTGTCATGACCCCATGGCTGCAATGGGACCTGTCCTGGCAGCGGCCTGAGGTGACCGTCATCCTTCTGAGGGCCCAGCAGTGCACAGAGA AGAAGGCCTGCCCCCCGGGGCGGAAGGCCCAAGTGTTGGACGAAAACCTTGTCTTCTACGAGGAGTGGGAGCTGGAGGCTTGTGTGGACGGAGCCCTGCTGGCCGCTCAGATGGACCAGGTGAACCTGGTGCCCTTCACCTACCAGCAGCTGCACATTTTCAAGCGCAAATTGGATGAG GGGTACCCTGAGTCCCTGATCCAGCACCTGAGGTACTTCTTCCTTTGGGTGACCCCCGAGGACATCCACAAGTGGAATGTGGCTTCCCTGGAGACCGTGAAATCTCTGCTCAAA GTGGCCGCCCTCATTGCCCGCTATGTAGGGGGAGGGGGCCAGCTGGACAAGGCCACACTGGACACCCTGGCCACCTTCCCCGCTACCTACCTGTGCCTCCTCAGCCCTGAGCAGCTGGGCTTCATGCAGCTCAACGTTGTTTG GGCGACCAGGCCCCAGGACCTGGACACATGCAGCCCATGGCAGATGGCTGTCCTCTACCCCAAGGCCCGCATTGCCTTCCAGAACATGAGCGGGTCTGAATACTTCACAAGGATCAAGCCCTACCTGG GTGGGGCCCCCATGGAGGACCTGTGGGTTCTCAGTCAGCAGAACATAAACATGGATGTGGCCACATTCAAGAAGCTGCAGAGAGAGGCTGTGCTG CCGCTGACCATTGCTGAGGTGCAGAAACTTCTGGGTGCAAACCTGGTGGGCCTGAAGGCTAAGGAGGGGAACAGCCCACTGCGGGACTGGATCTCCTGGCAGTCGCAGGAGGACCTGGACAGTCTGGGGCTGGGGCTCCACGGCGGCACCCCCAACGGctacctggtcctggacttcaaCG GTGCAGAGGACTCCTCCGGAGGCCCTCACCTCCTCAGACTAGGACCTGGACCTGTGCTCACTGTGACCCCAAGTCGGCTCCTGGCCTTGATCCTGAACTGA
- the CIAO3 gene encoding cytosolic iron-sulfur assembly component 3 isoform X5, with protein sequence MASLFSGALQLTDLDDFIAPSQDCIKPMRVDKRPGSGVAKIHVEDDGSYFQVSQDGGTKKLERAKISLDDCLACSGCVTSAETVLITQQSHEELRKVLGANKMVAPNQQRLVVISVSPQSRASLAVRFQLNPTDTARKLTAFFKKIGAHYVFDTAFSRNFSLLESQWEFVRRFRAQADSKQALPVLTSACPGWICYAEKTHGNVLLPYISTARSPQQVMGSLVKDFFSQQQPLLLGPGSCTTAVFSTQHLTPDKIYHVTVMPCYDKKLEASRPDFFSQEHQTRDVDCVITTGEVFKLLEEEGVSLSELESAPLDSLCSSVSAQEPTSHQGGGSGGYLEHVFRHAAQELFGIHVTEVTYRPLRNKDLQEVTLEREGQVLLHFAAAYGFRNIQNLAA encoded by the exons ATGGCGTCGCTCTTCAGCGGGGCCTTGCAGCTGACGGACCTGGACGACTTCATCGCGCCGTCTCAG GATTGCATCAAGCCCATGAGGGTGGATAAGAGGCCGGGAAGTGGCGTAGCCAAGATCCACGTCGAAGATGACGGGAGTTACTTCCAAGTCAGTCAG GATGGAGGGACAAAGAAGCTGGAGAGGGCCAAGATCTCGCTGGACGACTGCCTGGCGTGCAGTGGCTGCGTCACTTCGGCAGAGACCGTGCTCATCACTCAGCAGAGCCACGAGGAGCTGCGGAAGGTTCTAGGTGCTAATAAG ATGGTGGCGCCCAATCAGCAGAGGCTGGTTGTCATCTCGGTCTCTCCCCAGTCCAGAGCATCGCTGGCTGTGAGATTTCAGCTGAATCCTACAGACACTGCCAGGAAATTAACTgcgttctttaaaaaaatag GGGCACACTACGTGTTTGATACCGCCTTCTCGAGGAACTTCAGCCTCCTCGAGAGCCAGTGGGAGTTCGTGCGGCGATTCCGAGCACAAGCCGATTCCAAGCAGGCCTTGCCTGTGCTGACTTCCGCCTGCCCAG GCTGGATCTGCTACGCCGAGAAGACCCACGGGAACGTCCTCCTCCCCTACATCAGCACCGCCCGGTCCCCGCAGCAGGTCATGGGCTCCCTGGTCAAGGACTTCTTCTCCCAGCAGCAG CCTTTGCTGCTGGGGCCAGGCAGCTGCACCACTGCCGTGTTCTCCACGCAGCATTTGACCCCCGACAAGATCTACCACGTGACGGTGATGCCCTGCTACGACAAAAAGCTGGAAGCCTCCAGACCCGACTTCTTCAGCCAAGAGCACCAGACACGCGATGTGGATTGTGTCATCACAACAG GAGAAGTCTTCAAGCTGCTGGAAGAAGAAGGGGTCTCGCTGTCAGAGCTGGAGTCGGCTCCCCTGGACAGTCT GTGCAGCAGTGTATCTGCCCAGGAGCCTACCAGCCATCAGGGTGGGGGCTCGGGGGGCTACCTGGAGCACGTGTTCCGGCATGCAGCCCAGGAGCTCTTTGGAATCCACGTCACTGAAGTCACCTACAGACCCCTGAG GAACAAGGACCTCCAAGAGGTGACTCTGGAGAGGGAGGGCCAGGTCCTGCTGCACTTCGCCGCGGCCTACGGCTTCCGCAACATCCAGAACCTG